The genomic DNA GGCCGTCGGATGCGGGTGTCCCCTCTTCGGACGACCAGTCGTACGACTGTGGATCGAACAGCGCGGGGTTGTCGACCGACTCGTAGGTTTTCTTGCCTTCGTAGGCCCAGTCGTAGTACTCCGGACCCATCCCCTCACCACTGCTGTCGGAGCCGTCACGAACTAACTCCTTGTTCGGGTAGTGCGGAACCGAGTACCCCCAGTTTTGAATGTAGCCCGGGAACCACGCACCGAGGTGGACGTCGTTGTACAGCGAGTGGGCGGCCTCGAGGTTGTTTCGATCGGACGCACCGGGCTTGAGCGGGGCCATACCGACGTACCAGAACCGATAGCCCTGCGTCCCCTCGCTCATCGTCGCGTACTCGCACGGCGTCCCGGAACGACGAACGTCGAGTGCCGCCGGCTGCCAGAGGTCTCCGATCACCGCCTCCTCGCCGGCCATCAAGTTGACCGAGTTCCCGTACGCGGTCCACGTGGACCGGAACTGCCCGTTGGACTTCTGTTCGACCAGGTAATCGATGACCGTGTCGAGTTGGTCTTCCGTGGGGTTGTTCAGCTCGCCGACCGATCCGTCGATCAGGTCGTTGTCGAGGAGGTGCATCATCGTCTGCGGGATCTGGATCGGGGCGGCACCGTTGACGAGCACCTCGCCCTCGTATTGGTCGTCGAACAGCGCGCTCCACTTCGAGACGTCGTCGACGTACTTCGGATTGTACCCGATCGCGTCGAAGTTGTACGCGTACGGAGGCAGCCGGAGCGACCCGTCCGATTTGTCCTCCCACACCTCCTGATCGATGGTCTCCGTTTGCTCTTCTAGCTGTGGAATCCGCTCGCTGGGGTTCAAAAAGAGGTCCGAGATGGCGCTCTCGGACCAGTTGTCCAGATCGGCCGTATCAACCGGATAACTGGCGTCGTTATCCACCGTGAGCGCCGACGCGGTCGACGTGTCCAGTGAAAACACGTCCATCGATTCTCGACCGCCGCTCAGGACCTGTTGTTGGACGGTCGAACCGGTGGCCGTGGTCAGTTCTATCTCGTTTTCGGTCACTTCGGTGTACTTTTCGCCTTGACCGTCTCTCACCCCGTAAGCGGGGCCGATCCACTGGAGCGTGGATCCGCTGCTGTCAGTGCTCTCTTGGCCACTGGAGTCGCCGGTGCTCTCCTGCCCGCCGCCGCCGAGACAGCCGCTCATTCCAGCCGCCGCAGCCGCGGCACCACCGTACTTGACAAAGTTACGCCTGCTGAGTGATTCTCGCATGGCTTTCACTAACAAGGTTCTCCGCAAATATATAAATGTGTTGGATATTTTCACCAAATTCCCTTATACACAGAAGAGGTGTATAAATTAGCCTCCGATCGACCGAGATTGTGGAAAGACACCACATCACATAAAATAAAAATAGTATATTTTAGTATATTATTAGGAACAATTTTGTACTGGAGTGTCGAACGGAGACCTATGGCGGCCCATCCAGCGATACGCATCGATTCACTGAGAAAGACGTTCGCCGACGAGGTCGTCTTAGACCACATCGATCTCTCGGTCACCGACGGGGAGTTCTGTGTAGTCATCGGACCCAGCGGATGTGGAAAGAGCACGCTATTGAAGTGCATTGCCGGGATTTCCGATCCGGACGGGGGAGAGATCCACCTCCGAGGACGGGACACCGAATCGGTCCCGACCCGCGACAGAAACGTCGGTCTCGTGTTTCAGGAGTTCGAGGAGACGCTCTTTCCACACAAGACGGTGGAGGAGAACATCGAGTTCGGTCTCAGACAACAGTCCGACACTCCACCAGCGGAACAAATCGAAGACCGAATCGACGAGGTTCTCGACCTCCTCGCCATCTCCCACACCAAATCGAGTTATCCGGACGAACTGAGCGGGGGACAACAGCAGCGCGTCGAACTGGCACGCCAGCTCGTTCGCGACTGCGATATCACGTTGTTCGACGACCCGTTGGCGGATCTGGATTACAAACTCCAAAAGCGGATGGAGATCGAGATGAGGAGGCTCCACGAGGAGCTGGAGAGCACGTTCCTGTACGTGACGCACAACCAGGATCAGGCACTGAAACTCGCAGACAGGCTGATCGTGATGAACGACGGGGAAATAGAACAGATCGGGACGCCCGAGGAAGTGTACACGAACCCGGCGAACGCGTTCGTCGGTCGGTTCGTCGGGGATTCCAATCTGCTGATAGGGGAGGTCGTTCGACGGACCGACGACGAAATCCGAGTCGAAACCCCGATAGGAGAACTCTCCGTCGCGAGTAGTGGCGATCAGCCGGCGACGACCGTCGAGGGCGCTGTGCTGGTTCGTCCCG from Halobellus limi includes the following:
- a CDS encoding extracellular solute-binding protein codes for the protein MRESLSRRNFVKYGGAAAAAAGMSGCLGGGGQESTGDSSGQESTDSSGSTLQWIGPAYGVRDGQGEKYTEVTENEIELTTATGSTVQQQVLSGGRESMDVFSLDTSTASALTVDNDASYPVDTADLDNWSESAISDLFLNPSERIPQLEEQTETIDQEVWEDKSDGSLRLPPYAYNFDAIGYNPKYVDDVSKWSALFDDQYEGEVLVNGAAPIQIPQTMMHLLDNDLIDGSVGELNNPTEDQLDTVIDYLVEQKSNGQFRSTWTAYGNSVNLMAGEEAVIGDLWQPAALDVRRSGTPCEYATMSEGTQGYRFWYVGMAPLKPGASDRNNLEAAHSLYNDVHLGAWFPGYIQNWGYSVPHYPNKELVRDGSDSSGEGMGPEYYDWAYEGKKTYESVDNPALFDPQSYDWSSEEGTPASDGQKRDCGSIEERIDRIGFFQIWPDNAEYMLDRWQEFQSA
- a CDS encoding ABC transporter ATP-binding protein; translation: MAAHPAIRIDSLRKTFADEVVLDHIDLSVTDGEFCVVIGPSGCGKSTLLKCIAGISDPDGGEIHLRGRDTESVPTRDRNVGLVFQEFEETLFPHKTVEENIEFGLRQQSDTPPAEQIEDRIDEVLDLLAISHTKSSYPDELSGGQQQRVELARQLVRDCDITLFDDPLADLDYKLQKRMEIEMRRLHEELESTFLYVTHNQDQALKLADRLIVMNDGEIEQIGTPEEVYTNPANAFVGRFVGDSNLLIGEVVRRTDDEIRVETPIGELSVASSGDQPATTVEGAVLVRPEDVVIGEGAARCRNSVDVVLEGETYTGEVTEYSVSVSGYDNEIQVVKPGKPDDVGDNNETKIGFDPDAAKFFEEMSVTGQLQVRDLLEAEQ